A window of Streptomyces sp. Je 1-332 genomic DNA:
GATCTACGTGGAGGGCGCGGACAACACCGAGGAGGAGCGCTACTCCCCGGGCGAGCGGTACGGCCGCGTCTACCAGATCAACTACGCCCGCTGCATCCTGTGCGGTCTGTGCATCGAGGCGTGCCCCACGCGCGCGTTGACGATGACGAACGACTTCGAGCTGGCCGACAGCAGCCGCGAAAGCCTCATCTACACCAAGGAGCAGCTGCTCGCGGGCCTGGAGGAAGGCATGGTCGAGTCACCGCACTCGATCTTCCCCGGCACGGACGAGCAGGACTACTACCGCGGCCTGGTGACGGAGGCCGCGCCCGGCACGGTTCCCCAAGTGGCCCTCTCCAAGGGGGAGACGCCCCAGGAGGCCGCCTCCACCTTCGGGGAAGACGAGCCCGCGTCGGGGAAGGTGATCAACCGATGACGCAGCTCGCCGCCTACACCACCTCCACCGGTGAGGCCGTCCAGTTCTGGGTGCTCGGCACGGTCGCCGTGATCGGCGCCCTGTGCACGATCCTCATGAAGAAGGCCGTGCACAGCGCGCTCTGTCTCGCCGGAACCATGATCATCCTGGCGGTCTTCTACCTCGCCAACGGGGCGTACTTCCTGGGCGTCGTCCAGGTCGTCGTCTACACGGGCGCGATCATGATGCTCTTCCTCTTCGTGGTCATGCTCGTCGGTGTCACCGCCGCCGACTCCCTGAAGGAGACCATCAAGGGGCAGCGCTGGCTGGCCGGCCTCTGTGGCTTCGGCTTCGCGATCCTGCTCTTCGGGGGCATCGGGAACGCCTCGGTGAACGAGTTCGCGGGAATGGGCAAGGCGAACGCCGGCGGCAACGTGGAGGGTCTCGCCGAGAGCATCTTCACGAAGTACGTCTTCGCGTTCGAGATCACCGGCGCGCTGCTCATCACCGCCACCGTCGGCGCGATGGTGCTCACCCACCGCGAGCGCACGGAGCGCGCCAAGACGCAGCGCGAGATGTCCGAGGAGCGCGTGCGCGGCAAGCACCTGCCGCCGCTGCCCGCCCCCGGTGTCTACGCCCGGCACAACGCCGTGGACATCGCGGGACTGCTCCCCGACGGCACCCCCTCGGAGCTCACGGTCAACAAGACGCTGCGTGAGCGCGGCCAGATCCGCGATGTCTCGGACGAGGCACTCGACGATCTGCGAGCCCTCGAACAGCGCTCCACGGAGCGCCTCGAGCGGTCGCCCAAGTCCGAGGAGGCGTCGAAGTGAGTCCGGTCAACTACCTGTATCTCGCGGCGCTGTTGTTCTCGATCGGCGCCACCGGTGTGCTGATCAGGCGGAACGCGATCGTGGTGTTCATGTGTATCGAGCTGATGCTCAACGCGTGCAACCTCGCCTTTGTCGCCTTCTCCCGGCTGCACGGCAATCTCGACGGCCAGATCATCGCGTTCTTCACGATGGTCGTCGCCGCGGCGGAAGTCGTGGTCGGCCTCGCGATCATCGTGTCGCTGTTCCGCTCCCGTCACTCGGCCTCGGTCGACGACGCCAGCCTGATGAAGCTGTAAGGGGTCGCTGAAAAGTGGAGAACCTGATCGCGCTGCTCGTAGCGGCGCCTCTGCTCGGAGCGGCCGTACTGCTGTGCGGCGGGCGGCGGTTGGACCGCGTGGGCCACTGGCTCGGCACGCTGCTCGCGGCCGCGTCCTTCGTCGTCGGCGTCGTGCTCTTCGCCGACATGCTGGGCAAGGGCGCCGACGAGCGCTCCCTGTCGCAGCACCTGTTCAGCTGGATCCCCGTGGAGGGTTTCCAGGCGGACGTCGCCTTCCAGCTCGACCAGCTGTCGATGACGTTCGTCATGCTGATCACCGGTGTGGGCACCCTGATCCACATCTACTCCATCGGGTACATGGAGCACGACGAGCGGCGGCGCCGCTTCTTCGGCTATCTGAACCTGTTCCTCGCGGCGATGCTCATCCTGGTCCTCGCCGACAACTACCTCCTCCTGTACGTCGGATGGGAGGGCGTCGGCCTCGCCTCGTACCTCCTGATCGGCTTCTGGCAGCACAAGCCCAGCGCGGCCACCGCCGCGAAGAAGGCCTTCCTGGTCAACAGGGTCGGCGACATGGGCCTTTCGATCGCCATCATGCTGATGTTCACCACCTTCGGGACGTTCGCCTTCGGGCCTGTCCTGGAGGCCACGGGTGAGACGTCGGAGGGCAAGCTGACGGCCATCGGCCTGATGCTCCTTCTCGCGGCGTGCGGCAAGTCGGCCCAGGTGCCGCTGCAGTCGTGGCTCGGCGACGCGATGGAGGGCCCGACCCCGGTCTCGGCCCTCATCCACGCGGCGACGATGGTGACCGCGGGCGTGTACTTGATCGTCCGCTCCGGCGCGATCTTCAACGGCGCCCCGGACGCGCAGCTCGTCGTCACCATCGTGGGCGCGGTCACGCTGCTCTTCGGTGCGATCGTCGGTTGCGCGAAGGACGACATCAAGAAGGCGCTCGCCGGATCGACGATGTCCCAGATCGGGTACATGATCCTGGCCGCGGGCCTCGGCCCCATCGGCTACGTCTTCGCGATCATGCACCTGGTGACGCACGGCTTCTTCAAGGCCGGGCTCTTCCTCGGGGCCGGTTCGGTCATGCACGGCATGAACGACGAGGTCGACATGAGGAAGTACGGCGGCCTCAGGAAGTACATGCCGGTCACCTTCGTGACGTTCGGGCTCGGCTATCTGGCGATCATCGGCTTCCCGGGCCTGTCCGGATTCTTCTCCAAGGACAAGATCATCGAGGCGGCGTTCGCCAAGGGCGGCACGGAGGGCTGGATCCTCGGCTCGGTCGCGCTGCTCGGCGCCGCGATCACCGCGTTCTACATGACACGCGTAATGATCATGACGTTCTTCGGTGAGAAGCGCTGGCAGCCCGATGCGGAGGGCCACGAACCGCACCCGCACGAGTCGCCCAGGTCCATGACGATCCCGATGATCGTGCTCGCCTTCGGGTCGGTCTTCGCGGGTGGGTTCTTCAGCATCGGCGACCGCTTCATCCACTGGCTCGAGCCGGTCACCCAGCACGAACACGGCCACTCTCCGCTGAGCGCCGCCACGGTGACGGGCGCCACCATGGTGGTCCTGCTCATCGGTGTGGGGCTCGCCTACGTCCAGTACGGCCGCCGGCCCGTCCCGGTCGCCGCCCCGCGCGGTTCGCTGCTCACCCGGGCGGCCCGGCGCGATCTCCTCCAGGACGACTTCAACCACGTCGTCCTGGTCCGCGGCGGGGAGCACCTCACCCGCTCCCTGGTCTACGTCGATCACACCCTGGTCGACGGTGTCGTCAACGGCTCGGCGGCCTCGGTCGGCGGGTTCTCCGGACGGCTGCGCAAGATGCAGAACGGCTATGCCCGCTCCTACGCGGTCTCGATGTTCGGCGGCGTTGCGGTACTCATCGCCGCGACCCTGCTGATGAGGGCGGTCTGATACCGATGTCCTTTCCTCTCCTGACAGCGACGGCGGCTCTGCCCGCGATCGGGGCGATCGCCACGGCGGCCGTCCCGGCCGCCCGGCGTACCGCCGCCAAGTGGCTCGCGCTGCTCGTGTCGCTCGCCACGCTCGCGCTCGCCGTGACCGTACTGGTGCGCTTCGACCCCGACGGGGCCCGCTATCAACTCACCGAGTCACGCTCGTGGATCGCGGAATTCGGGGTGCGGTACGAGCTCGGGGTGGACGGCATCGGTGTCGCCCTCATCGCGCTCACCGCACTCCTGATGCCCTTCATCATCCTGGCGGGCTGGCACGACGCCGACCCTCTGGAGACGAAGTCCTCGCGCTGGCGGCCGACCCAGGGCTTCTTCGCCCTGATCCTCGCCGTCGAGGCGATGGTGATCCTCTCCTTCGAGGCCAC
This region includes:
- the nuoI gene encoding NADH-quinone oxidoreductase subunit NuoI produces the protein MAEPKKESHQSQHESNQSKQGFQNPVAGFGVTFKAMFKKRLTEQYPEQEKTTAPRFHGRHQLNRHPDGLEKCIGCELCAWACPADAIYVEGADNTEEERYSPGERYGRVYQINYARCILCGLCIEACPTRALTMTNDFELADSSRESLIYTKEQLLAGLEEGMVESPHSIFPGTDEQDYYRGLVTEAAPGTVPQVALSKGETPQEAASTFGEDEPASGKVINR
- a CDS encoding NADH-quinone oxidoreductase subunit J produces the protein MTQLAAYTTSTGEAVQFWVLGTVAVIGALCTILMKKAVHSALCLAGTMIILAVFYLANGAYFLGVVQVVVYTGAIMMLFLFVVMLVGVTAADSLKETIKGQRWLAGLCGFGFAILLFGGIGNASVNEFAGMGKANAGGNVEGLAESIFTKYVFAFEITGALLITATVGAMVLTHRERTERAKTQREMSEERVRGKHLPPLPAPGVYARHNAVDIAGLLPDGTPSELTVNKTLRERGQIRDVSDEALDDLRALEQRSTERLERSPKSEEASK
- the nuoK gene encoding NADH-quinone oxidoreductase subunit NuoK, with the translated sequence MSPVNYLYLAALLFSIGATGVLIRRNAIVVFMCIELMLNACNLAFVAFSRLHGNLDGQIIAFFTMVVAAAEVVVGLAIIVSLFRSRHSASVDDASLMKL
- the nuoL gene encoding NADH-quinone oxidoreductase subunit L, with product MENLIALLVAAPLLGAAVLLCGGRRLDRVGHWLGTLLAAASFVVGVVLFADMLGKGADERSLSQHLFSWIPVEGFQADVAFQLDQLSMTFVMLITGVGTLIHIYSIGYMEHDERRRRFFGYLNLFLAAMLILVLADNYLLLYVGWEGVGLASYLLIGFWQHKPSAATAAKKAFLVNRVGDMGLSIAIMLMFTTFGTFAFGPVLEATGETSEGKLTAIGLMLLLAACGKSAQVPLQSWLGDAMEGPTPVSALIHAATMVTAGVYLIVRSGAIFNGAPDAQLVVTIVGAVTLLFGAIVGCAKDDIKKALAGSTMSQIGYMILAAGLGPIGYVFAIMHLVTHGFFKAGLFLGAGSVMHGMNDEVDMRKYGGLRKYMPVTFVTFGLGYLAIIGFPGLSGFFSKDKIIEAAFAKGGTEGWILGSVALLGAAITAFYMTRVMIMTFFGEKRWQPDAEGHEPHPHESPRSMTIPMIVLAFGSVFAGGFFSIGDRFIHWLEPVTQHEHGHSPLSAATVTGATMVVLLIGVGLAYVQYGRRPVPVAAPRGSLLTRAARRDLLQDDFNHVVLVRGGEHLTRSLVYVDHTLVDGVVNGSAASVGGFSGRLRKMQNGYARSYAVSMFGGVAVLIAATLLMRAV